A genome region from Gemmatimonadaceae bacterium includes the following:
- the glpK gene encoding glycerol kinase GlpK gives MKHVLAIDEGTTGATCLVVSADGRVVGRGYRELTQHFPKPGWVEHDATEIFERVLAAARDAIAQSGVTPDVIGITNQRETVVVWDRTTGEPLARAIVWQDRRTAGRCRELEPEAAWITERTGLPVDPYFSATKLELLLRKPRIAECVARGDALAGTMDTWVIWKLTGGDVHATDPTNASRTLLFDIGLRQWSDELCELFSVPRSVLPEVRPSSGEFGIARSAHFGVPIPICGVAGDQQAALFGQGCFRAGEGKNTYGTGAFLLLNTGELRPTPGEGILATVACDPGGGYAYALEGSIFIAGAAIQWLRDGLGIIATASESEALARSLDSNDGVYFVPALTGLGAPHWEPQARGMIVGLTRGTGRAHLVRGALEAMAYGTAHVLNAMRARSGVPFDRLRVDGGASVNDWLMQFQADIIGVPVERPEIVETTALGVAGLAGIAAGVWQDSEEFLSVRRYATFTPGIGDEARRALVAGWDRAVGAALSWARNDGNPEER, from the coding sequence TTGAAACACGTCCTGGCCATTGACGAGGGCACTACCGGCGCGACGTGCCTCGTCGTCTCCGCCGATGGGCGCGTCGTGGGTCGCGGATACCGCGAGCTCACGCAGCATTTCCCGAAGCCGGGATGGGTGGAGCATGACGCGACGGAAATCTTCGAGCGCGTGCTCGCCGCCGCGCGCGATGCCATCGCGCAGAGCGGTGTCACGCCCGACGTCATTGGCATTACCAACCAGCGCGAAACGGTCGTCGTCTGGGACCGCACTACCGGCGAGCCACTCGCGCGCGCGATCGTCTGGCAGGACCGTCGTACCGCCGGGCGATGCCGGGAGCTCGAGCCGGAGGCTGCCTGGATCACGGAAAGGACCGGGCTTCCGGTGGATCCTTATTTCTCGGCGACCAAGCTCGAGCTCCTGCTGCGTAAGCCGCGCATCGCCGAATGCGTCGCCCGCGGCGACGCGCTGGCCGGCACGATGGATACGTGGGTCATATGGAAGCTCACCGGCGGTGACGTGCACGCCACCGATCCCACGAACGCATCGCGCACGCTCCTCTTCGACATCGGGCTGCGTCAGTGGAGCGACGAGCTGTGCGAGCTTTTCAGCGTGCCCCGATCGGTGCTGCCCGAAGTTCGCCCGTCCAGCGGAGAGTTCGGTATCGCGCGCTCCGCGCACTTCGGGGTTCCGATTCCCATTTGCGGTGTCGCCGGCGACCAGCAGGCGGCGCTCTTCGGACAGGGCTGCTTTCGCGCCGGAGAGGGAAAGAACACGTACGGGACCGGAGCGTTCCTTCTGCTCAATACAGGGGAGCTTCGCCCAACGCCCGGTGAAGGAATCCTCGCGACAGTCGCCTGCGATCCCGGCGGCGGATACGCGTACGCTCTGGAAGGATCCATCTTCATCGCTGGAGCCGCAATTCAGTGGCTGCGCGACGGACTCGGAATCATTGCAACGGCAAGCGAGTCGGAAGCTCTCGCGCGCAGTCTCGACTCGAACGACGGCGTGTACTTCGTCCCCGCGCTCACGGGCCTTGGCGCTCCGCACTGGGAGCCCCAGGCGCGCGGTATGATCGTCGGATTGACGCGCGGCACGGGCCGCGCTCACCTCGTCCGTGGCGCGCTCGAGGCGATGGCCTATGGAACCGCCCACGTGCTGAACGCGATGCGCGCGCGAAGCGGCGTTCCATTCGACCGGCTGCGCGTTGACGGCGGAGCCAGCGTGAATGACTGGCTGATGCAATTCCAGGCGGACATCATCGGCGTTCCCGTCGAGCGGCCGGAGATTGTCGAGACCACCGCGCTCGGCGTAGCTGGGCTGGCAGGAATCGCCGCCGGTGTGTGGCAGGACTCCGAGGAGTTTCTGTCGGTGCGCCGTTACGCCACATTTACTCCCGGGATCGGCGACGAAGCGAGACGCGCTCTCGTCGCGGGCTGGGACCGTGCCGTCGGCGCGGCATTGAGCTGGGCACGCAACGATGGCAATCCGGAGGAACGGTGA
- a CDS encoding alpha/beta hydrolase: MTNNRRKTLAMFAVIVTALGCASRSQTGGTSEPPLPAAPDSIVEMPVTLATPGGNVFGTLELPASRYPVPVALIIAGSGPTDRNGNSPALPGANNSLKLLARGLAEHGIASLRYDKRGIAASRQASTREQDVRFTHFIEDAEGWLAQLRADRRFSTVAVVGHSEGSLIGMVAAREAGADAYVSLEGAGRKPLELISEQLSGQLPPETVAQARAVMATMEAGNLPDSSVHIPPILASLFRPSVQPYLVSWLKYDPAVEIAKLRIPILIVQGTTDIQVGMKDADTLAAAQPAGKLVVIEGMNHVLKTAPPGRAEQMATYSDPTLPVVPRLLGELAGFIHGARKKAR, translated from the coding sequence GTGACCAATAATCGAAGGAAGACGCTGGCAATGTTCGCTGTAATTGTCACGGCGCTTGGATGCGCCAGCCGGTCGCAGACGGGCGGGACATCCGAGCCCCCGCTTCCGGCGGCGCCTGATTCGATCGTCGAAATGCCGGTGACGCTCGCTACTCCTGGTGGCAACGTGTTCGGCACGCTCGAGCTGCCCGCGTCGCGATACCCGGTGCCGGTGGCGCTCATCATCGCCGGCTCCGGGCCCACCGATCGTAACGGAAACAGCCCCGCTTTGCCCGGCGCCAACAACAGTCTCAAACTTCTCGCGCGCGGTCTGGCCGAGCATGGAATTGCGTCGCTCCGGTACGACAAGCGCGGCATCGCCGCCAGCAGGCAGGCATCCACGCGCGAGCAGGACGTGCGCTTCACGCACTTCATTGAAGACGCGGAGGGCTGGCTCGCTCAGCTTCGCGCGGACCGGCGTTTCTCGACTGTGGCGGTCGTGGGGCACAGCGAAGGATCTCTCATCGGGATGGTCGCCGCGAGGGAAGCCGGTGCCGACGCGTACGTCTCTCTCGAGGGTGCCGGCCGAAAGCCCCTCGAGCTGATCAGCGAGCAGCTCAGCGGGCAGCTTCCTCCGGAAACGGTCGCTCAGGCACGCGCGGTGATGGCCACCATGGAAGCGGGGAATCTTCCCGATTCGTCGGTGCACATTCCGCCAATACTTGCCTCTCTTTTCCGTCCGAGCGTACAGCCATACCTCGTATCGTGGTTAAAGTACGATCCTGCCGTCGAAATTGCGAAGCTTCGCATTCCCATCCTGATCGTTCAGGGGACCACCGACATCCAGGTCGGAATGAAGGACGCCGACACACTCGCTGCCGCACAGCCGGCCGGGAAGCTCGTCGTGATCGAAGGGATGAACCACGTGCTGAAAACTGCGCCTCCGGGGAGAGCCGAGCAGATGGCAACGTATTCGGATCCGACCCTGCCGGTGGTTCCCCGGCTGCTCGGGGAGTTAGCGGGATTCATTCACGGAGCGCGGAAGAAGGCGCGCTGA
- a CDS encoding heme lyase CcmF/NrfE family subunit, translating into MILVGELSLWVALLMATWAATVSFTGGALRRRDLTLSGERAIYATLAMVVLASAGLWTALFTHDFSIRYVASFSSANLPKVYTFTAFWAGQSGSMLFWCLILAAYSSLAVYSNRARKHELMPYVSGTLAVVMIFFLAMMCFGANPFERLDWIPPDGRGMNPQLQNPGMAIHPPTLYLGYVGTTIPFAFVIAALITRRLDAEWLTAIRKWTLVSWFFNTTGIVLGMWWAYVELGWGGYWAWDPVENVSLLPWLVNTAFLHSIMVQEKRGMLRKWNVTLVASTFLLSIFGTFITRSGIISSVHSFAQSPVGNWFAGFLLLSIAITAYLVTTRLKDLEAKASLESMVSREAAFLYNNVVLVGIAFSVLWGTLFPIITEAVRGEKITVGPPFFNAVNIPLGLALLLLMGIGPLIAWRRASVANLQRQLAGPVLAGLTTGFVLLLFGMRDFTAILAYTFAGFVAMTVTQEFYKGVGARRRMYGESLVPALARLVARNRRQYGGYIVHMGIVVIFAGFAGLAFKKEFDVTLKAGDSKELTDPFGHKWRFVSQGLSAYDILNRQVTALVLDLTRDGKSAGVLTTEKRQYVDSRGAPTFGPSTEVGIRESWREDVYVVLAGVGEDESAEIRITFNPLVRWVWLGGALMAIGGLVVMWPQVQRRRVESGYAAVMAPIEAPVTERELAGATAAELEKLQAAVRDDS; encoded by the coding sequence GTGATTCTGGTTGGTGAGCTGTCGCTATGGGTCGCCCTGCTCATGGCGACCTGGGCGGCGACGGTATCCTTCACGGGCGGCGCGCTTCGCAGGCGCGACCTGACGTTGAGCGGCGAGAGAGCGATCTACGCGACTCTCGCGATGGTGGTCCTGGCGTCGGCGGGTCTCTGGACGGCTCTGTTCACGCACGATTTCTCGATCAGGTACGTTGCGTCGTTCAGCAGCGCGAATCTTCCGAAGGTCTACACGTTCACGGCGTTCTGGGCGGGACAGTCCGGCTCAATGCTGTTCTGGTGCCTGATCCTCGCGGCCTACTCCTCGCTCGCGGTCTACAGCAACAGGGCGCGCAAGCACGAGCTCATGCCCTATGTGTCGGGCACACTCGCCGTCGTGATGATCTTTTTCCTCGCGATGATGTGCTTCGGCGCGAATCCGTTCGAGCGGCTCGACTGGATTCCGCCGGATGGGCGCGGAATGAATCCGCAGCTCCAGAATCCGGGAATGGCGATCCACCCGCCGACTCTCTACCTCGGCTACGTCGGCACGACGATTCCGTTTGCGTTCGTGATCGCCGCCCTCATTACGCGGCGTCTCGACGCCGAATGGCTGACGGCCATCCGGAAGTGGACGCTGGTATCGTGGTTCTTCAACACGACCGGGATCGTGCTTGGAATGTGGTGGGCGTACGTGGAGCTTGGATGGGGCGGATACTGGGCCTGGGATCCGGTCGAGAACGTGTCCCTGCTTCCGTGGCTCGTGAATACGGCGTTCCTGCATTCGATCATGGTTCAGGAAAAGCGGGGAATGCTCAGAAAGTGGAACGTTACGCTCGTCGCCTCGACGTTCCTGTTGTCAATCTTCGGAACATTCATCACCCGTAGCGGAATCATCTCCAGCGTTCACTCGTTTGCGCAGTCGCCGGTGGGGAACTGGTTCGCCGGGTTCCTGCTCCTGTCGATCGCGATCACCGCGTACCTCGTGACGACGCGGCTCAAGGATCTCGAGGCGAAGGCGAGTCTCGAAAGCATGGTGAGCCGCGAGGCCGCGTTCCTTTATAACAATGTGGTGCTCGTCGGCATCGCTTTCTCGGTGCTGTGGGGAACGCTGTTCCCGATCATCACCGAGGCGGTGCGGGGTGAGAAGATCACCGTCGGGCCGCCTTTCTTCAACGCGGTCAACATTCCGCTCGGCCTCGCGCTTCTGCTGCTGATGGGAATAGGGCCGCTGATCGCGTGGCGTCGCGCATCCGTGGCGAACCTGCAGCGGCAGCTCGCCGGGCCGGTGCTCGCCGGCCTCACGACGGGATTCGTGCTGCTCCTGTTCGGAATGCGTGACTTCACCGCCATCCTTGCCTACACGTTCGCGGGATTCGTCGCGATGACGGTGACTCAGGAGTTCTACAAGGGAGTGGGCGCGCGGAGAAGGATGTATGGCGAGAGCCTCGTGCCGGCGCTTGCGCGCCTCGTCGCGCGCAACCGGCGGCAGTACGGCGGATACATCGTGCACATGGGTATCGTGGTGATTTTCGCCGGGTTTGCCGGCCTCGCGTTCAAGAAGGAGTTCGACGTCACGCTCAAGGCCGGCGACTCGAAGGAGCTGACTGATCCGTTCGGCCACAAGTGGCGGTTCGTGAGCCAGGGTCTGTCGGCCTACGATATTCTCAACCGGCAGGTAACGGCGCTGGTGCTCGATCTCACGAGGGATGGAAAGAGCGCCGGGGTTCTCACGACCGAGAAGCGCCAGTACGTGGACAGCCGTGGCGCGCCGACGTTTGGGCCATCTACTGAAGTCGGCATCAGGGAGTCATGGCGGGAGGACGTGTATGTCGTTCTCGCCGGTGTGGGCGAGGACGAGAGCGCGGAGATCCGCATCACGTTCAACCCTCTCGTGCGGTGGGTATGGCTGGGAGGGGCGCTGATGGCGATCGGCGGTCTGGTGGTGATGTGGCCGCAGGTGCAGCGCCGGCGCGTCGAAAGCGGCTATGCCGCGGTGATGGCTCCGATAGAAGCCCCGGTAACAGAGCGCGAGCTCGCGGGAGCGACCGCCGCCGAGCTCGAGAAGCTTCAGGCCGCGGTGAGGGACGACAGCTGA
- a CDS encoding ABC transporter ATP-binding protein — protein sequence MIELNALTKRYGSFTAVDAIDLHVPKGELFGFLGPNGAGKTTTLRMIAGILRPTAGQVCIGGVDVAADPMKAKSILGYIPDRPFIYDKLTGAEFLRFVAGLYSQNGKDIEHRGRELLTLFDLDEWRDELVESYSHGMRQKLIISSAFIHKPDVIVVDEPMVGLDPKATRILKDLFREYTRRGHTIMMSTHTLEVAETMCDRIGIIQGGKIRSLGTMDELRAGSTSGAEGLEQIFLNLTGENAAREFVDVLDA from the coding sequence ATGATAGAACTCAACGCACTCACGAAGCGCTACGGCTCGTTCACCGCCGTGGACGCGATCGACCTGCACGTACCCAAGGGTGAGTTGTTCGGATTCCTCGGCCCCAACGGCGCGGGAAAGACGACGACGCTGAGGATGATCGCCGGTATTCTGCGACCGACAGCGGGCCAAGTTTGTATCGGCGGCGTGGACGTGGCCGCCGATCCGATGAAAGCCAAGTCCATTCTCGGCTACATACCCGACCGGCCGTTCATCTACGACAAGCTGACCGGCGCCGAGTTTCTGCGCTTCGTCGCCGGACTTTACAGCCAGAACGGGAAGGACATCGAGCATCGCGGCCGCGAGCTGCTGACGCTGTTCGATCTGGACGAATGGCGCGACGAGCTGGTGGAGAGCTACAGCCACGGCATGCGGCAGAAGCTCATCATCTCGAGCGCATTCATTCACAAGCCGGACGTCATCGTGGTGGACGAGCCAATGGTGGGCCTCGATCCGAAAGCCACCCGCATTCTCAAGGATCTCTTCCGCGAGTACACGAGGCGCGGCCACACGATCATGATGTCGACGCACACGCTCGAGGTCGCGGAGACGATGTGCGACCGCATCGGGATCATCCAGGGCGGGAAGATCCGCTCGCTCGGAACGATGGACGAGCTGCGCGCGGGCTCCACATCCGGCGCCGAAGGACTGGAGCAGATCTTCCTCAATCTGACCGGAGAAAACGCCGCCCGCGAATTCGTGGACGTTCTCGATGCCTGA
- a CDS encoding tryptophanase produces the protein MSHQSWAEPWRVKVVEPLRMISPAERESAIARAGYNTFLLDADDVYIDLLTDSGTSAMSDRQWAGMMMGDEAYAGSRNFYRLQGAVRRFYGYEHVIPTHQGRGAEHILSKILIKPGDHVAGNMYFTTTRAHQELAGATFHDVICDEALEPASEFPFKGNVDLARLVELVERVGPANVPYISVAATVNMAGGQPISLENLRQVREYTRDHGIRVILDATRAVENAWFIQQKEPGQEHRLVSEILLEMCSLSDGATMSGKKDSLVNIGGWLGLREDRLADNAKNLLVLFEGLHTYGGLAGRDMEAMAIGIEESVSEDHIRSRIGQVFYLGQKLIDAGIPVVRPIGGHAVFLDAAAILSHLPRKRFPAQALTAALYVESGIRAMERGAVSAGRDETGANRYPALELVRLTIPRRVYTQAHMDVTAESVIRVHAAREQVPGLRFTYEPPILRFFQARFAPVPRVVAWAGGASYVTMTAIGE, from the coding sequence TTGTCCCATCAGAGCTGGGCCGAGCCATGGCGGGTGAAGGTCGTCGAGCCGCTGCGCATGATCTCACCCGCCGAGCGCGAGAGCGCCATCGCGCGGGCGGGCTACAACACCTTTCTGCTCGACGCCGACGACGTCTACATAGATCTCCTCACTGACTCGGGCACCAGCGCGATGTCGGACCGCCAGTGGGCGGGCATGATGATGGGCGATGAGGCCTACGCCGGCTCGCGGAACTTCTACCGGCTCCAGGGTGCCGTGCGGCGCTTCTATGGCTACGAGCATGTGATTCCGACGCATCAGGGTCGCGGCGCCGAGCACATCCTGTCGAAGATTCTCATCAAGCCGGGCGACCACGTCGCCGGCAACATGTACTTCACCACCACGCGCGCGCACCAGGAGCTGGCCGGCGCGACCTTCCACGACGTGATCTGCGACGAGGCACTCGAGCCGGCGTCGGAGTTCCCTTTCAAGGGCAACGTGGATCTGGCGCGGCTGGTCGAACTCGTCGAGCGCGTCGGTCCCGCGAACGTTCCATATATCTCGGTGGCCGCAACGGTGAACATGGCTGGCGGACAGCCGATAAGCCTCGAGAACCTGAGACAGGTGCGCGAGTACACACGCGACCATGGCATCAGGGTCATTCTCGACGCGACGCGTGCGGTGGAGAACGCGTGGTTCATCCAGCAGAAAGAACCCGGGCAGGAGCACCGTCTGGTGTCGGAGATACTGCTGGAGATGTGCAGTCTCTCCGACGGGGCGACGATGTCGGGCAAGAAGGACAGCCTGGTCAACATCGGAGGATGGCTCGGATTGCGGGAGGACCGGCTTGCCGACAACGCGAAGAACCTCCTCGTGCTGTTCGAGGGACTGCACACCTACGGCGGGCTCGCCGGCCGCGACATGGAAGCGATGGCGATCGGCATCGAGGAATCGGTGAGCGAAGATCACATCCGGAGCCGCATCGGCCAGGTCTTCTACCTCGGGCAGAAGCTGATTGACGCCGGAATCCCAGTCGTCCGGCCGATCGGCGGACACGCCGTCTTCCTCGACGCGGCCGCCATTCTTTCGCATCTCCCGCGCAAAAGGTTTCCGGCGCAGGCGCTCACCGCCGCGCTTTATGTAGAGTCGGGCATCCGCGCGATGGAGCGTGGAGCGGTGTCAGCCGGCCGCGACGAGACAGGCGCGAACCGCTACCCCGCTCTCGAGCTCGTTCGACTGACGATTCCCCGGCGGGTCTACACGCAGGCCCACATGGACGTGACGGCGGAGAGCGTCATCCGGGTTCATGCCGCTCGCGAACAGGTACCCGGCCTTCGTTTTACATACGAGCCGCCGATCCTGCGATTCTTCCAGGCCCGATTCGCGCCGGTGCCGCGCGTCGTCGCATGGGCGGGTGGCGCATCATACGTGACCATGACTGCAATCGGAGAATAG
- a CDS encoding DUF542 domain-containing protein codes for MNQTLSIDQELSVNEVMKRYPVTMEVFNRFGIDTCCGGNASVIEAARRDGVNLDSLLDAIRDAVSPQ; via the coding sequence ATGAATCAGACGTTGAGCATTGACCAGGAATTGTCGGTGAACGAAGTGATGAAGCGGTATCCCGTGACGATGGAGGTATTCAACCGGTTCGGCATAGATACGTGCTGCGGCGGCAACGCCTCGGTGATCGAAGCTGCGCGACGCGATGGCGTGAACCTCGACTCGTTGCTCGACGCGATTCGCGATGCCGTGAGTCCGCAGTGA
- a CDS encoding AraC family ligand binding domain-containing protein: MKTYDLLAQAASAVSARADRPATAVVHDSADARLVIFRIEPGQTVAPHTNPSTVMLSVIAGSGNVSDAEGERSVRAGQIVTYDPGELHGMRAGDERLVILAMIAPRPGAAR; this comes from the coding sequence GTGAAGACGTATGACCTGCTGGCCCAAGCTGCGAGCGCCGTCTCTGCCCGTGCCGACCGACCTGCCACCGCGGTCGTGCATGACTCTGCAGACGCACGGCTGGTGATCTTCCGAATAGAGCCGGGACAGACGGTCGCGCCGCACACGAACCCCTCAACGGTGATGTTGTCGGTCATCGCCGGAAGCGGCAATGTGTCCGATGCGGAAGGCGAGCGCTCTGTCCGCGCCGGGCAAATCGTCACCTACGATCCGGGCGAGCTGCACGGAATGCGCGCCGGGGACGAGCGGCTGGTCATTCTCGCGATGATCGCGCCGAGGCCGGGCGCTGCGCGGTAG
- a CDS encoding MarR family transcriptional regulator, with protein sequence MLSRRAVGDAHSSHDATRAMDGLRRVVRAVRSGNSEAEHTLGISSAQLFALRAIAAQPAGSLHELAEHTLTSQSSVSEVVARLVARGLIKRTPSSRDRRRMELTITEQGWELLVRTPETVQEQLAAGFMSLPPVQRRALAEGIEAWMSAAGLTAVPAAMFFEAAGAESPASINPSSAATTGAAG encoded by the coding sequence ATGCTTTCCCGCAGGGCCGTAGGTGACGCGCATTCCTCACACGATGCAACCCGCGCGATGGATGGACTGCGCCGCGTGGTGCGCGCCGTACGCTCGGGGAACTCTGAAGCCGAGCACACTCTCGGCATCTCGTCCGCTCAGCTCTTCGCCTTGCGCGCAATCGCGGCGCAGCCGGCCGGATCGCTGCACGAGCTCGCCGAGCACACGCTGACATCGCAGAGCAGCGTATCTGAAGTAGTTGCGCGCCTCGTGGCGCGCGGCCTGATCAAACGCACACCGTCGTCGCGGGATCGACGGCGAATGGAACTGACGATCACCGAGCAGGGCTGGGAGTTGCTCGTTCGCACGCCGGAAACGGTGCAGGAGCAACTTGCCGCCGGCTTCATGTCCCTGCCGCCCGTGCAAAGACGCGCTCTCGCCGAAGGCATCGAGGCCTGGATGTCCGCGGCCGGTCTCACCGCAGTGCCGGCCGCGATGTTCTTCGAGGCCGCTGGAGCTGAGTCGCCAGCGTCTATCAATCCCTCAAGTGCAGCAACCACCGGCGCTGCCGGCTAA
- a CDS encoding nitronate monooxygenase: MHLSNSAADTRPLPVIIQGGMGVGVSRWTLARAVSLSGQLGVVSGTGMDAVLVRRLQDGDPDGHVRRAMDHFPIPGVSEHVLHRYFLPGGRAQGAPYKALPLYKQNVSIARQHVTILANFVEVWLAKEGHDNPVGINLLTKVQMPNLASLYGAMLAGVDYVLMGAGIPREIPGALDALAEHRPARIRLDVDGASSADAYYLDFDPAIHWPDHGAPLKRPRFLPIISASSLATTLARKATGRVDGFVVEGPTAGGHNAPPRGEPRFTDDGEPVYGERDVVDLEKIRELGLPFWLAGGRGSPEGMRAALADGAAGIQVGTLFAYCDESGLTPEIRARILAAVSAGRVRVRTDPRASSTGYPFKVVEVDGMPRQNDTRVRVCDIGYLRTAYRDADGKLGYRCSAEPVDAYVKKGGDVADTVGRRCLCNALLSNIGLAQERDEGAELPLITSGDDLVSLGGFLAGRSGYSAADVIAHLLAGTSATAA; the protein is encoded by the coding sequence ATGCATCTCAGCAATTCCGCGGCGGACACGAGACCTCTTCCCGTCATCATTCAGGGCGGCATGGGTGTCGGCGTGTCCAGGTGGACTCTCGCCCGCGCAGTATCGCTCTCCGGCCAGCTCGGCGTCGTCTCGGGGACCGGCATGGACGCCGTTTTGGTGCGGCGCCTTCAGGATGGGGATCCGGATGGACACGTTCGCCGCGCGATGGATCATTTCCCGATCCCTGGCGTCAGCGAGCATGTGCTGCATCGCTACTTCCTTCCCGGCGGTCGTGCTCAAGGCGCGCCGTACAAGGCGCTCCCGCTCTACAAACAGAATGTGAGCATTGCGCGCCAGCACGTCACGATCCTCGCGAACTTCGTCGAGGTCTGGCTGGCCAAGGAAGGCCACGACAACCCCGTCGGCATCAATCTGCTGACGAAGGTGCAGATGCCGAATCTTGCGTCACTGTACGGCGCAATGCTGGCCGGAGTGGACTACGTGCTGATGGGAGCAGGCATTCCGCGCGAGATTCCCGGTGCGCTCGACGCTCTTGCCGAACATCGCCCTGCGCGGATCAGGCTCGACGTGGATGGCGCGAGCAGCGCCGACGCCTATTATCTCGATTTCGATCCCGCGATTCACTGGCCTGATCATGGCGCGCCGCTGAAGCGTCCGCGGTTTCTGCCGATCATCTCGGCCAGTTCGCTCGCGACGACGCTTGCGCGAAAGGCGACGGGGCGAGTGGACGGGTTCGTCGTCGAGGGCCCGACGGCCGGAGGCCACAACGCTCCTCCGCGTGGCGAGCCCCGCTTCACTGACGATGGCGAGCCGGTCTATGGCGAGCGCGATGTGGTGGATCTCGAGAAGATACGCGAGCTCGGTCTTCCGTTCTGGCTGGCAGGCGGAAGAGGCTCGCCCGAAGGAATGAGAGCCGCACTTGCCGACGGCGCCGCCGGCATTCAGGTAGGAACCCTGTTCGCGTACTGCGACGAATCGGGATTGACGCCTGAGATAAGGGCGCGTATACTCGCCGCCGTATCGGCCGGAAGGGTGCGCGTCCGCACCGATCCCCGTGCTTCGTCGACCGGCTACCCGTTCAAGGTCGTCGAGGTTGATGGGATGCCAAGGCAGAACGACACGCGCGTGCGCGTATGCGATATCGGCTACCTGCGGACCGCGTACCGCGATGCCGACGGCAAGCTCGGTTATCGCTGCTCGGCTGAGCCCGTGGATGCGTATGTGAAGAAAGGCGGTGACGTCGCGGACACTGTCGGCCGCCGCTGTCTGTGCAACGCGCTTCTATCGAACATCGGACTGGCGCAGGAGCGCGATGAGGGAGCGGAGCTTCCTCTGATCACGAGCGGTGACGATCTCGTCTCTCTTGGCGGCTTCCTCGCCGGCAGAAGCGGATATTCAGCCGCCGATGTGATCGCTCACCTTCTTGCCGGGACGAGCGCGACCGCGGCGTGA